GGGGACGGCCACCACAAATGTTGCCGCCGCCAAGTGGGGTCGAAACAGTATCGGCGTGGAAGTCGATCCGCGGTACTTTGAGATGGCCGCTAGACGAATCGAAAACGAGCTTCCCAAGCTCTTTTCCGGCCGCACTGTTCGACTGCATGAGAGCCGGGACATACCAGCGGGATGATTAACGTAGAAGAAGAACTGGGCAAAGCGGTCAAGCATTTCTGGAAGATTCGCTCCAGACAGCACAAACGACAGGGATCTGACACCGGTAGAAAGGATGCGGGCAACCGCGCGGCAGTGACCGGTGGGAAGCACGCCGACGGATTTGTGCAGCTTATCGCTACAATTATCCGCGATGCAGGTTTGCTCAAAGCAACCATTCACACGACTGAAAAGACACCCCGCACGCTGCCCGGTTTTTTTCGGCCGACGAAGGAATGGGATTTGGTCGTCGTGTCGGGCTCCAGCCTCGTCGCAGCCATCGAGGTGAAATCTCAAGTAGGAAGCTTCGGCAATAACTTCAACAATCGCGTTGAAGAGGCTTTAGGGAATGCCACCGATTTCTGGACGGCATACGGCAAGGGAATCTTCAAGCCATCACAAAAACCCTGGCTTGGGTATCTTTTCATGCTCGAAGAAGATGACAGGTCACTCAGACCAACCAAGCACATTAATCTTGCGCCGTTCCAGGTCGATGAAGAGTTTCAGCTAAGAAGTTATGCCAAACGGTACGAATTGGTGTGCGAACGCCTTGTGCGCGAGCGGCTCTATGATTCTGCGTGCTTCTTCACCTCCA
The sequence above is drawn from the Betaproteobacteria bacterium genome and encodes:
- a CDS encoding restriction endonuclease — protein: MINVEEELGKAVKHFWKIRSRQHKRQGSDTGRKDAGNRAAVTGGKHADGFVQLIATIIRDAGLLKATIHTTEKTPRTLPGFFRPTKEWDLVVVSGSSLVAAIEVKSQVGSFGNNFNNRVEEALGNATDFWTAYGKGIFKPSQKPWLGYLFMLEEDDRSLRPTKHINLAPFQVDEEFQLRSYAKRYELVCERLVRERLYDSACFFTSSAKKGTQGIYSQPNSELSIRNFAISLHGRAAAFSKLA